Proteins co-encoded in one Callospermophilus lateralis isolate mCalLat2 chromosome 2, mCalLat2.hap1, whole genome shotgun sequence genomic window:
- the Rnf214 gene encoding RING finger protein 214 isoform X1, which translates to MAASEVAGVVANASNPPESSSSLCASKSEESLPDGLSPKDPAQKQKNSPPSSVSSQTITKENNRNVHLEHPEQNPGSSAGDTSAAHQEVLGENLIATALCLSGSGSQSDLKDLASTAGEEGDTSLQESLHPVTRSLKAGCHTKQLASGNCSEEKSPQASIPKEGSRDTGLDFRPVVPPANGVEGVRVDQDDDQDSSSLKLSQNIAVQTDFKTADSEVNTDQDIEKNLDKMMTERTLLKERYQEVLDKQRQVENQLQVQLKQLQQRREEEMKNHQEILKAIQDVTIKREETKKKIEKEKKEFLQKEQDLKAEIEKLCEKGRREVWEMELDRLKNQDGEINRNIMEETERAWKAEILSLESRKELLVLKLEEAEKEAELHLTYLKSTPPTLETVRSKQEWETRLNGVRIMKKNVRDQFNSHIQLVRNGAKLSSLPQIPTPTLPPPPSETDFMLQVFQPSPSLAPRMPFSIGQVTMPMVMPSADPRSLSFPILNPTLSQSNQPSPPLPGSHGRNSPGLGSLVGPHGPHMPPAASIPPPPGLGGVKASTETPRPQPVDKLEKILEKLLTRFPQCNKAQMTNILQQIKTARTTMAGLTMEELIQLVAARLAEHERVAASTQPLGRIRALYPAPLAQISTPMFLPSAQVSYPGRSSHAPATCKLCLMCQKLVQPSELHPMACTHVLHKECIKFWAQTNTNDTCPFCPTLK; encoded by the exons ATGGCAGCATCTGAGGTGGCTGGTGTTGTGGCCAATGCCTCCAATCCTCCGGAATCCTCTTCTAGTTTATGTGCTTCCAAATCAGAAGAAAGTCTCCCAGATGGTCTAAG CCCCAAAGACCCAGCGCAGAAGCAGAAGAACTCACCTCCATCGAGTGTAAGTAGCCAAACGATAACCAAGGAGAATAACAGAAATGTCCATTTGGAACACCCAGAGCAGAATCCTGGTTCATCAGCGGGTGACACTTCAGCAGCGCATCAGGAGGTTTTAGGAGAAAACTTGATAGCCACAGCCCTGTGTCTTTCTGGCAGTGGGTCTCAGTCTGATTTGAAGGACTTGGCCAGCACAGCAGGAGAGGAGGGGGACACAAGCCTCCAGGAGAGCCTCCATCCAGTCACTCGGTCTCTTAAGGCAGGGTGCCATACAAAGCAGCTTGCCTCCGGGAATTGCTCTGAAGAGAAATCCCCACAAGCCTCCATCCCAAAGGAAGGTAGCAGGGACACAGGCTTGGATTTCCGACCTGTAGTGCCTCCAGCAAATGGGgttgaaggagtcagagtggatcAGGATGATGATCAGGATAGCTCTTCCCTGAAGCTTTCTCAGAACATTGCTGTACAG actGATTTTAAGACAGCAGATTCAGAGGTGAACACAGATCAAGATATTGAAAAGAATCTG GACAAAATGATGACAGAGAGAACCCTATTAAAAGAACGTTACCAGGAAGTCCTGGACAAGCAGAGGCAGGTGGAGAATCAACTCCAAGTGCAATTAAAGCAACTTCAGcagaggagagaagaagaaatgaagaatCACCAG GAGATATTAAAGGCTATACAGGATGTGACAATAAAGcgagaagaaacaaaaaagaagatagagaaagaaaagaaggagttTTTGCAGAAGGAGCAGGATCTGAAAGCTGAAATTGAGAAGCTGTGTGAGAAGGGCAGAAG AGAGGTGTGGGAAATGGAACTGGATAGACTCAAGAATCAGGATGGTGAAATAAATCGGAACATTATGGAAGAGACAGAGCGGGCCTGGAAGGCAGAG ATCTTATCACTAGAAAGCCGGAAAGAGTTGCTGGTATTGAAATTAGAAGAAGCAGAAAAAGAAGCAGAACTGCACCTTACTTACCTCAA ATCAACTCCCCCAACACTGGAGACAGTTCGTTCCAAGCAGGAGTGGGAAACTAGACTAAATGGAGTTCGGATAATGAAAAAGAATGTTCGG GACCAGTTTAACAGTCATATTCAGCTAGTGAGGAATGGAGCCAAGCTGAGCAGCCTTCCTCAAATCCCTACCCCAACTTTGCCTCCACCCCCATCAGAG ACAGACTTCATGCTTCAAGTATTTCAACCCAGTCCCTCTCTGGCTCCTCGGATGCCCTTCTCCATTGGGCAGGTCACAATGCCCATGGTTATGCCCAGTGCAGATCCCCGTTCCTTGTCTTTCCCAATCCTGAACCCCACCCTTTCCCAGTCTAACCAGCCTTCCCCACCCCTTCCTGGCTCCCATGGGAGAAATAGCCCTGGCTTGGGTTCCCTTGTTGGCCCCCATGGTCCACACATGCCCCCTGCCGCCTCCATCCCGCCTCCCCCAGGCTTGGGCGGTGTTAAGGCTTCTACTGAAACTCCCCGGCCCCAACCAGTAGACAAACTGGAGAAGATCTTGGAGAAGCTGCTGACTCGGTTCCCACAGTGCAATAA GGCCCAGATGACCAACATTCTTCAGCAAATCAAGACAGCACGTACCACCATGGCAGGCTTGACCATGGAGGAACTGATCCAGTTGGTAGCTGCACGACTGGCCGAACATGAGAGGGTGGCAGCAAGCACTCAG CCACTTGGTCGGATCCGGGCCTTGTACCCTGCTCCACTGGCCCAAATCAGTACCCCAATGTTCTTGCCTTCTGCCCAAGTTTCATATCCTGGAAGGTCTTCACAT GCTCCCGCTACTTGTAAGCTGTGTCTGATGTGCCAGAAACTTGTCCAGCCCAGTGAGCTGCATCCAATGGCATGTACTCATGTGTTGCACAAGGAG
- the Rnf214 gene encoding RING finger protein 214 isoform X2, whose amino-acid sequence MAASEVAGVVANASNPPESSSSLCASKSEESLPDGLSPKDPAQKQKNSPPSSTDFKTADSEVNTDQDIEKNLDKMMTERTLLKERYQEVLDKQRQVENQLQVQLKQLQQRREEEMKNHQEILKAIQDVTIKREETKKKIEKEKKEFLQKEQDLKAEIEKLCEKGRREVWEMELDRLKNQDGEINRNIMEETERAWKAEILSLESRKELLVLKLEEAEKEAELHLTYLKSTPPTLETVRSKQEWETRLNGVRIMKKNVRDQFNSHIQLVRNGAKLSSLPQIPTPTLPPPPSETDFMLQVFQPSPSLAPRMPFSIGQVTMPMVMPSADPRSLSFPILNPTLSQSNQPSPPLPGSHGRNSPGLGSLVGPHGPHMPPAASIPPPPGLGGVKASTETPRPQPVDKLEKILEKLLTRFPQCNKAQMTNILQQIKTARTTMAGLTMEELIQLVAARLAEHERVAASTQPLGRIRALYPAPLAQISTPMFLPSAQVSYPGRSSHAPATCKLCLMCQKLVQPSELHPMACTHVLHKECIKFWAQTNTNDTCPFCPTLK is encoded by the exons ATGGCAGCATCTGAGGTGGCTGGTGTTGTGGCCAATGCCTCCAATCCTCCGGAATCCTCTTCTAGTTTATGTGCTTCCAAATCAGAAGAAAGTCTCCCAGATGGTCTAAG CCCCAAAGACCCAGCGCAGAAGCAGAAGAACTCACCTCCATCGAGT actGATTTTAAGACAGCAGATTCAGAGGTGAACACAGATCAAGATATTGAAAAGAATCTG GACAAAATGATGACAGAGAGAACCCTATTAAAAGAACGTTACCAGGAAGTCCTGGACAAGCAGAGGCAGGTGGAGAATCAACTCCAAGTGCAATTAAAGCAACTTCAGcagaggagagaagaagaaatgaagaatCACCAG GAGATATTAAAGGCTATACAGGATGTGACAATAAAGcgagaagaaacaaaaaagaagatagagaaagaaaagaaggagttTTTGCAGAAGGAGCAGGATCTGAAAGCTGAAATTGAGAAGCTGTGTGAGAAGGGCAGAAG AGAGGTGTGGGAAATGGAACTGGATAGACTCAAGAATCAGGATGGTGAAATAAATCGGAACATTATGGAAGAGACAGAGCGGGCCTGGAAGGCAGAG ATCTTATCACTAGAAAGCCGGAAAGAGTTGCTGGTATTGAAATTAGAAGAAGCAGAAAAAGAAGCAGAACTGCACCTTACTTACCTCAA ATCAACTCCCCCAACACTGGAGACAGTTCGTTCCAAGCAGGAGTGGGAAACTAGACTAAATGGAGTTCGGATAATGAAAAAGAATGTTCGG GACCAGTTTAACAGTCATATTCAGCTAGTGAGGAATGGAGCCAAGCTGAGCAGCCTTCCTCAAATCCCTACCCCAACTTTGCCTCCACCCCCATCAGAG ACAGACTTCATGCTTCAAGTATTTCAACCCAGTCCCTCTCTGGCTCCTCGGATGCCCTTCTCCATTGGGCAGGTCACAATGCCCATGGTTATGCCCAGTGCAGATCCCCGTTCCTTGTCTTTCCCAATCCTGAACCCCACCCTTTCCCAGTCTAACCAGCCTTCCCCACCCCTTCCTGGCTCCCATGGGAGAAATAGCCCTGGCTTGGGTTCCCTTGTTGGCCCCCATGGTCCACACATGCCCCCTGCCGCCTCCATCCCGCCTCCCCCAGGCTTGGGCGGTGTTAAGGCTTCTACTGAAACTCCCCGGCCCCAACCAGTAGACAAACTGGAGAAGATCTTGGAGAAGCTGCTGACTCGGTTCCCACAGTGCAATAA GGCCCAGATGACCAACATTCTTCAGCAAATCAAGACAGCACGTACCACCATGGCAGGCTTGACCATGGAGGAACTGATCCAGTTGGTAGCTGCACGACTGGCCGAACATGAGAGGGTGGCAGCAAGCACTCAG CCACTTGGTCGGATCCGGGCCTTGTACCCTGCTCCACTGGCCCAAATCAGTACCCCAATGTTCTTGCCTTCTGCCCAAGTTTCATATCCTGGAAGGTCTTCACAT GCTCCCGCTACTTGTAAGCTGTGTCTGATGTGCCAGAAACTTGTCCAGCCCAGTGAGCTGCATCCAATGGCATGTACTCATGTGTTGCACAAGGAG